From Paenibacillus sp. V4I7, one genomic window encodes:
- a CDS encoding alpha-mannosidase — MKQKKLYMIGNAHLDPVWLWQWQEGFQETKATFRSALDRMKEYDDFIFTSSSAANYEWVENNDKKMFEEIKERVREGRWQIVGGWWIQPDCNIPGGESFVRQGLYGQRYFKEKLGVTAKVGYNVDSFGHHGMLPQILLKSGMPYYIFMRPMPNEKGLPGRLFHWESDDGSRVLTYRIPFEYCTWGKDLEKHVRRCMEELKDPFGNLMVFYGVGNHGGGPTKENIDSIKRMNGLPEFPTMEMAAPNEFFADMEAMQLPIPVVHDDLQHHASGCYAVHSGIKHWNRQAENKLIAAEKWSSWAELRTGQAYPTDFHRAWKNVLFNQFHDILAGTSLESAYEDARNMHGEAMTIAERGLNYAIQSISWHIGIEQEDGMKPIVVFNPHSWESTVNIELEIGGIKDTTILVDENGKQVHFQLVQSQATAGGRYRLSFIAQLPSMGYRVYKVLTASQEPKLVSQPIKANDYALENDRFRLEFDPKTGFISSLFDKKVNVEVFRGPAARPDVIEDKSDTWSHNVFHFNNKVGEFIATSVQRVEHGPVKSVIRVTSEYGSSKIVQDFTLYKQLDYIDVKVTVDWREQFKMLKLVFPINLVFTKQTYEIPYGFKEREHNGEEEPGQSWVDYGGILRDIGEHGGTSYGVSLMNDAKYSYSIMNKELAMTVIRSPIYAHHDPVVPEPKGHYSFIDQGIQTFNYRLQPHQGSWEQAGTVKHALELNQRPITIIESYHEGELPQKDSYLTVDKDNIIVSVVKKAEEGSDLIIRAYETTRETTEATIRLPHLNREITAKFGPCEIKTFRVPSDPSLSVTETDLIEW, encoded by the coding sequence ATGAAACAGAAGAAACTTTACATGATCGGGAATGCTCATCTGGATCCAGTTTGGCTTTGGCAGTGGCAGGAAGGCTTTCAAGAAACGAAAGCAACCTTCCGGTCAGCACTCGATCGCATGAAGGAATATGATGATTTTATTTTCACCTCGAGCTCCGCTGCAAACTATGAATGGGTTGAAAATAACGACAAAAAAATGTTTGAAGAAATTAAGGAACGCGTACGTGAGGGCCGTTGGCAAATCGTTGGCGGATGGTGGATACAACCGGATTGCAACATTCCCGGCGGGGAATCGTTTGTCCGTCAAGGCTTATATGGCCAGCGTTATTTCAAGGAGAAATTAGGCGTCACAGCGAAGGTGGGTTATAACGTCGATAGCTTTGGACATCACGGCATGCTGCCGCAAATATTGCTCAAAAGCGGTATGCCTTATTATATTTTTATGCGTCCTATGCCTAATGAGAAAGGCTTGCCTGGTCGTCTATTTCACTGGGAATCGGATGATGGCAGCCGCGTGCTGACCTACCGGATACCATTTGAGTACTGCACATGGGGCAAGGACCTCGAGAAGCATGTTCGCCGTTGTATGGAAGAGCTGAAGGATCCCTTTGGCAACTTGATGGTTTTCTACGGGGTTGGTAACCACGGGGGAGGCCCAACGAAAGAAAATATCGACAGCATCAAACGGATGAATGGGCTGCCTGAATTTCCGACAATGGAGATGGCTGCACCGAATGAATTTTTCGCTGATATGGAAGCCATGCAGCTGCCAATTCCAGTTGTCCACGACGATCTTCAGCACCATGCCAGTGGTTGTTATGCGGTTCATTCGGGGATTAAGCATTGGAATCGTCAAGCTGAGAATAAACTCATCGCTGCTGAAAAATGGTCCTCATGGGCTGAATTAAGAACAGGGCAAGCCTATCCAACAGATTTTCATCGTGCATGGAAAAATGTGTTGTTTAACCAATTCCATGATATCCTTGCCGGAACTAGTCTTGAATCGGCATATGAGGATGCACGCAATATGCACGGTGAAGCGATGACGATTGCAGAGCGTGGCCTGAACTATGCGATACAATCCATTTCTTGGCATATCGGCATTGAACAGGAAGATGGCATGAAGCCAATCGTTGTATTTAATCCTCATTCTTGGGAAAGCACCGTTAATATCGAGTTAGAAATTGGCGGCATCAAGGATACGACGATACTGGTAGATGAGAACGGCAAGCAGGTTCACTTCCAATTGGTGCAATCTCAGGCAACGGCTGGCGGCAGATACCGTCTTAGCTTTATTGCCCAGCTGCCGTCCATGGGGTACCGGGTGTATAAGGTGCTAACAGCTTCACAGGAACCCAAATTGGTATCACAACCGATTAAAGCGAATGATTATGCGTTGGAAAATGATAGATTCCGCCTGGAATTTGATCCGAAGACAGGCTTCATTTCCAGCTTATTTGATAAAAAAGTAAATGTTGAAGTTTTCCGCGGACCCGCGGCGAGACCCGACGTTATTGAAGATAAGTCAGATACTTGGAGTCATAATGTTTTTCATTTCAACAATAAGGTTGGCGAATTTATAGCAACAAGCGTTCAACGCGTCGAGCATGGCCCGGTTAAATCAGTCATCAGAGTCACAAGCGAATATGGCAGCTCCAAGATCGTGCAGGATTTCACCTTGTATAAACAATTGGACTATATCGATGTCAAAGTGACAGTGGATTGGCGTGAACAGTTTAAAATGTTGAAATTGGTATTCCCAATTAATTTGGTATTTACGAAACAGACGTATGAGATCCCATACGGCTTCAAGGAACGGGAGCATAATGGGGAAGAAGAGCCAGGTCAAAGCTGGGTAGATTATGGCGGCATTTTGCGTGACATTGGAGAGCACGGAGGAACTTCCTATGGTGTTTCCCTGATGAATGATGCGAAATACAGCTACAGCATTATGAATAAAGAGCTGGCGATGACGGTGATACGCAGCCCGATTTATGCCCATCATGATCCTGTAGTTCCAGAGCCTAAGGGGCACTATTCCTTTATCGATCAAGGCATTCAGACGTTTAATTACAGACTGCAGCCGCATCAAGGCAGCTGGGAGCAGGCTGGAACGGTTAAGCATGCACTGGAGTTAAATCAGCGTCCGATTACGATTATCGAATCTTACCATGAGGGAGAGCTTCCACAGAAGGATTCCTATTTGACGGTAGATAAGGACAACATCATCGTCAGTGTAGTGAAAAAAGCCGAAGAAGGCAGCGATCTGATTATTCGCGCTTATGAGACAACGCGAGAAACGACCGAAGCGACCATTCGATTACCTCACTTGAATCGTGAAATTACAGCCAAATTCGGTCCTTGTGAAATTAAAACCTTCCGTGTTCCTTCTGATCCGAGCCTCTCGGTGACAGAGACGGATCTAATCGAGTGGTAA
- a CDS encoding carbohydrate ABC transporter permease produces MISKINKSNYGYLFIAPFFIGFGIFGLIPILYTFYLSFTKWDGFTDPVYVGLANYSRLLHDTYFYQTIGNTLIIWVMSIVPQLIIALILAIILNEKFIRGKHFFRAVYYFPHIITPITLGVMFSLMFDWQTGSVNKVLMDLGIVSEPVNWFSSPWWSRTIVSAVICWQYFGFNLIVFIAGLQSISDEVYEAAKMDGANKWKSTLYITLPMLRPVFLFTFITSVIGGLQLFDAPLMLGDGPNNTTRTMVMYLYQTAFKNFDYSYGATVAYGIFVVVMILTAITAKASKLNE; encoded by the coding sequence ATGATTTCAAAAATCAACAAGTCGAATTACGGTTATCTATTTATAGCTCCATTTTTCATAGGATTTGGCATCTTTGGTTTGATTCCGATTTTATATACGTTTTATTTAAGCTTTACAAAATGGGATGGATTTACAGATCCTGTTTATGTCGGTTTGGCCAATTATTCACGTCTTTTACATGATACGTACTTCTATCAAACGATAGGGAACACCTTGATTATTTGGGTCATGTCTATTGTTCCACAGCTGATCATTGCCCTCATTCTTGCGATTATTTTGAATGAGAAATTCATTCGCGGCAAGCATTTTTTCAGGGCTGTGTACTACTTTCCACATATCATTACACCAATTACGCTTGGCGTCATGTTCAGCTTAATGTTTGACTGGCAAACGGGTTCGGTGAATAAAGTGTTGATGGATTTAGGAATCGTTAGCGAGCCGGTGAACTGGTTTAGCAGCCCTTGGTGGTCGCGAACGATTGTATCGGCCGTTATTTGCTGGCAATATTTCGGATTTAATCTGATCGTGTTTATCGCGGGACTGCAATCCATTTCTGATGAAGTGTATGAAGCGGCCAAGATGGATGGCGCGAATAAATGGAAAAGCACCCTATATATTACGCTGCCTATGCTGCGTCCTGTCTTTCTGTTCACCTTCATTACTTCCGTAATTGGTGGTCTGCAATTGTTTGATGCTCCACTGATGCTCGGAGATGGTCCTAATAATACGACCCGAACTATGGTTATGTACCTCTATCAAACCGCATTCAAAAATTTCGATTACAGCTACGGAGCAACAGTCGCGTATGGTATTTTCGTTGTTGTCATGATTTTGACGGCCATCACAGCGAAAGCTTCAAAGCTTAATGAGTAG
- a CDS encoding sugar-binding domain-containing protein yields the protein MAIKQISLNGSDWLFKDFLGEDWIWRHAEKPDSKDSRWWRKGTVPGTVLYDLWQNGEVSDPYFERNSLLAEWVPERTWIYKKSFDIDASMLGQRVQLHFKGVDFEAQFFLNGAKIGHHKGMFTAAVFDVTDILHYGGSNLLSVVIEKAPDEQPQVSKTSYVREHKSRMTYWWDFCPRMIHQGIWDDVYLDVTGPIRIEDIYVRSTLSNDFGLANLTIDSTISSGKQAEVRVETCIFSGDEQVSSVVSVHLVNEGETKLSSIVELNHPRLWEPNGSGEAHLYQVRINVFEKINEPERRADSQLSSVKETTFGIRTVAWHRNETPDQTARPYVLVVNEHKTYIKGWNWVPMDVMYGREQPAKLERLLTLAKQAGVNMLRVWGGGLIEKDAFYELCNRYGIMVWQEFIQSSSGIANKPSEDEAFITMMVQEAEQIIPRKRNHPSLVLWCGGNELQDSDDRPLDDTEPVLEALKQVVETLHPDALWLPTSPTGRCFSNTLDNIEQDPTGQHDVHGPWEFQGLSQQYELYNKGTSLLHSEFGVEGMTHLKTLNYTISESNQWPATRDNPIYFHRGSWWINEPMIQSSFGNELHHPEALIRASQFLQAEGLRYAVESNLRRMWQNSGTLPWQFNEPFPNAYCTSALDYFTNPKPIYYAMAKAYQTIQVSASFATIAWEGRETFKADVWGVQTDRIELGELTSQWRLVGASGHLYAEAEWQGKVVPNAAIRLGTFELPLQQLQEDVFFFRINLVNAAKEVISSNCYPFSVKANLVPMLVLPQTSLQVEKTLTEKGGVWQLQVTNVGTHAAFIVHLEDARSVTAEDYVYYSDNDFSLFPGESKTINVRWSSIPEADRKLNVSAWNSPVQHI from the coding sequence ATGGCAATAAAGCAAATTAGTTTGAACGGAAGCGATTGGCTCTTCAAAGACTTCTTGGGTGAGGACTGGATATGGCGACATGCAGAAAAACCAGACTCCAAAGATAGTCGTTGGTGGAGGAAAGGAACGGTTCCTGGAACCGTTCTCTATGACCTTTGGCAAAATGGTGAGGTTTCGGACCCCTACTTTGAGCGTAATAGTCTTTTGGCGGAATGGGTGCCTGAACGAACGTGGATTTATAAAAAATCGTTCGACATCGATGCTTCCATGTTGGGTCAACGTGTCCAGCTTCATTTTAAGGGTGTTGATTTTGAGGCGCAGTTTTTTCTGAATGGTGCCAAAATTGGTCATCACAAAGGCATGTTTACGGCAGCCGTATTTGATGTCACGGATATCCTTCATTATGGCGGGTCGAATCTATTGTCTGTTGTCATTGAAAAAGCACCGGACGAACAGCCGCAGGTTAGCAAAACAAGCTACGTTCGCGAACATAAAAGCCGGATGACGTATTGGTGGGATTTCTGCCCGCGGATGATACATCAAGGGATATGGGACGATGTGTATTTGGATGTCACGGGTCCGATTCGTATCGAGGATATTTATGTGAGGTCAACGCTTTCCAATGATTTTGGGCTAGCTAATCTTACGATAGATTCGACGATTTCCTCTGGGAAACAAGCGGAAGTACGTGTGGAGACCTGCATTTTTTCAGGTGATGAGCAAGTAAGTTCTGTCGTATCTGTTCACCTCGTTAATGAGGGGGAAACCAAGCTTAGCTCGATTGTTGAGCTTAACCATCCGCGTCTATGGGAGCCGAACGGTTCGGGCGAAGCCCATTTGTATCAAGTCCGGATTAACGTGTTTGAAAAGATAAATGAGCCAGAGCGGCGTGCCGACAGCCAGCTTAGTTCAGTTAAAGAAACAACCTTCGGCATTCGAACAGTTGCCTGGCATCGGAATGAAACACCTGATCAAACGGCAAGGCCTTATGTGCTAGTGGTCAATGAGCATAAAACGTACATCAAAGGTTGGAACTGGGTACCTATGGATGTCATGTATGGTAGAGAGCAGCCGGCTAAGCTAGAAAGACTGTTAACGCTAGCCAAACAAGCAGGAGTTAATATGCTGCGAGTATGGGGTGGTGGGCTGATTGAGAAGGATGCCTTCTATGAGCTGTGCAATCGTTATGGCATCATGGTTTGGCAGGAATTCATCCAATCCAGCTCTGGGATTGCGAACAAACCGAGTGAAGATGAGGCTTTTATCACGATGATGGTGCAGGAAGCTGAACAAATCATTCCGAGAAAGAGAAATCATCCTTCTCTTGTTCTGTGGTGTGGAGGTAACGAGCTGCAGGATAGCGATGATCGGCCTCTTGACGATACGGAGCCCGTATTGGAAGCCCTTAAACAAGTGGTTGAAACTTTGCATCCAGATGCGCTTTGGCTGCCGACATCGCCTACCGGTCGATGCTTCTCAAATACGCTGGACAACATTGAGCAGGATCCTACTGGGCAGCATGACGTGCATGGCCCTTGGGAGTTTCAGGGGTTGTCGCAGCAATATGAGCTCTATAACAAAGGAACCTCGCTGCTTCATAGTGAGTTCGGCGTAGAGGGAATGACGCATTTAAAGACGCTGAACTATACGATTTCGGAGTCCAACCAGTGGCCAGCAACCCGGGATAATCCTATTTATTTTCACCGAGGTTCTTGGTGGATTAATGAACCTATGATCCAGTCCTCCTTCGGTAATGAGCTTCATCATCCAGAGGCGCTGATACGCGCAAGTCAGTTTCTACAAGCAGAGGGACTAAGGTATGCGGTAGAATCTAATCTTCGACGGATGTGGCAAAATAGCGGAACACTCCCATGGCAGTTTAATGAGCCATTCCCGAATGCTTATTGTACTTCCGCGCTTGATTACTTTACGAACCCTAAGCCGATTTACTACGCGATGGCTAAAGCCTATCAAACTATACAAGTTTCAGCCAGCTTTGCTACGATTGCATGGGAAGGTCGGGAAACTTTTAAAGCGGATGTATGGGGTGTTCAGACAGATAGGATCGAACTGGGAGAGTTAACCTCGCAATGGCGTTTAGTTGGAGCAAGCGGACACCTATATGCCGAAGCCGAGTGGCAAGGGAAAGTAGTGCCCAATGCGGCAATTCGACTTGGGACGTTTGAACTGCCTCTCCAGCAGCTGCAAGAGGATGTGTTCTTCTTCCGCATCAATCTAGTAAACGCCGCGAAGGAAGTTATTAGCAGTAATTGCTATCCTTTTAGCGTTAAAGCTAATTTGGTACCGATGTTAGTACTACCCCAAACTAGCCTACAGGTGGAGAAGACTCTTACGGAAAAAGGGGGAGTCTGGCAGCTTCAAGTTACGAATGTTGGCACACATGCTGCTTTTATTGTTCATCTGGAGGATGCTCGTTCGGTAACGGCAGAAGACTATGTTTATTATTCGGATAATGATTTCTCCTTATTCCCAGGCGAAAGTAAGACAATTAACGTCAGGTGGAGCTCCATTCCTGAAGCTGACAGGAAACTGAACGTATCTGCTTGGAACAGCCCGGTTCAGCACATTTGA
- a CDS encoding carbohydrate ABC transporter permease, whose product MIKKAFQFDWFILKIIIYVMLIAIALTCLLPFYSMMITSTHTNSDIARKLLIVPGDQFLVNYHRLIETVNIWRGLGNTLFITITATLINVYFAALAGYGFSKYNFRYKGVLFMITLGTMMIPGQLGIIGFYKLMDVFHMLNTYYPLLLTSIYNAFGIFLVKQFADTSVPTEIIESGRIDGYGEMQLFHRIILPLMSPALATLAIFAFIGKWNDFLVPMIILFDADMQTLPVMIASVKSQFSSDFGAQYVGIVISVVPILVFFSFMSKRIINGVAAGAVKG is encoded by the coding sequence TTGATTAAGAAAGCGTTTCAATTCGATTGGTTTATTTTGAAAATCATCATCTATGTGATGTTAATTGCGATAGCTTTGACTTGCTTACTGCCTTTTTACAGCATGATGATTACTTCCACGCACACGAATTCAGACATTGCCCGGAAGCTGCTTATCGTTCCTGGAGACCAGTTCTTAGTGAACTATCATAGGCTCATTGAAACCGTTAACATCTGGCGTGGTTTAGGAAATACGCTATTCATCACGATAACGGCGACGCTCATTAATGTATATTTTGCTGCGTTAGCTGGGTATGGATTCTCGAAATACAACTTTCGTTATAAAGGCGTATTATTCATGATTACCCTAGGGACGATGATGATTCCTGGACAATTGGGGATTATCGGATTTTATAAATTAATGGATGTTTTCCATATGTTGAACACTTATTATCCGCTCTTGCTTACGTCAATCTACAACGCATTCGGTATTTTTCTAGTCAAACAGTTCGCGGACACATCGGTACCAACCGAAATTATCGAATCCGGAAGAATCGACGGGTATGGTGAAATGCAGCTTTTCCATCGCATCATTTTACCGTTAATGAGTCCTGCACTTGCCACGCTAGCGATCTTTGCTTTCATTGGGAAATGGAACGACTTTTTAGTTCCGATGATTATATTGTTTGATGCCGACATGCAAACCTTGCCAGTCATGATTGCGAGTGTCAAATCGCAGTTTTCATCCGATTTTGGCGCTCAATATGTAGGAATTGTAATATCGGTCGTTCCGATCTTGGTATTCTTCTCTTTTATGTCCAAGCGAATTATTAACGGGGTTGCGGCTGGGGCCGTGAAGGGCTGA
- a CDS encoding ABC transporter substrate-binding protein — protein MKAQKWASILMTTVLATGVLTACGSKPNNNSTATNSPAASVAPVDPAKLSGTLSLWTFFDGTKGIATAFEKKYPNVKVDVKVFPGDQYQIKLLSALQSGKDVPDVLDLERSYVGKFIESPFLMDLAPIGAADLVKNYIPYVSELGKSSDGKIKAISDQSSPGGFWYLKENAKKYLGTDDSTQISEMVNSYDKIVELGKKVAKQSDGKVHLIANAGDLFDIASYNTQPFYLNGKLNIDPRWEKVYNSQKEIRTNNVDGKLPFMSAGWGNALNDGSVVLVAMPAWATFMIGNKDNKAVGKFGVAKTPEGFYNGGTFRAIYNKTANKDIAAEFIKFSASAEWQNADLLARGNMPALQSVYDANLDKYTAPLTGDQKVLQPYYAMMKSMPVIKSDKYSDSILSLWRKTAGQGITDNKSYANVVAAFQKEVKAAFPELQ, from the coding sequence TTGAAAGCACAAAAATGGGCTTCTATTTTAATGACAACGGTACTTGCGACAGGTGTTCTAACGGCTTGTGGTTCTAAACCAAATAACAATAGTACAGCAACGAATAGTCCTGCGGCATCAGTCGCACCGGTAGATCCGGCTAAGCTGTCTGGAACTCTTTCCCTATGGACTTTCTTTGATGGAACAAAAGGCATTGCGACAGCATTTGAGAAGAAATATCCGAATGTCAAAGTTGACGTTAAGGTGTTCCCTGGCGATCAATACCAAATCAAACTTTTGTCAGCACTGCAATCTGGTAAAGATGTGCCCGACGTACTTGACCTTGAAAGAAGTTATGTTGGTAAATTCATTGAATCTCCATTCTTGATGGATCTAGCACCAATTGGCGCAGCTGATTTAGTGAAAAACTACATTCCCTATGTTTCTGAGCTTGGCAAATCGTCGGATGGCAAAATCAAAGCGATTTCCGACCAATCCTCTCCTGGCGGCTTCTGGTATTTGAAAGAAAATGCGAAAAAGTACCTGGGTACGGATGATTCGACTCAAATCAGCGAAATGGTCAACAGCTACGATAAAATCGTTGAGCTTGGTAAAAAAGTTGCAAAGCAAAGCGATGGCAAGGTTCATTTAATCGCGAATGCAGGGGACTTGTTTGACATTGCCAGCTACAATACACAGCCTTTCTATTTGAATGGCAAATTAAATATCGATCCAAGATGGGAAAAAGTATATAACAGCCAAAAAGAGATTCGTACAAATAACGTAGATGGAAAATTGCCATTCATGTCAGCGGGCTGGGGTAATGCGCTCAATGACGGAAGTGTTGTGTTAGTAGCAATGCCAGCTTGGGCAACATTCATGATCGGTAACAAAGACAACAAAGCGGTTGGTAAGTTTGGCGTTGCCAAAACACCAGAAGGCTTCTACAACGGCGGAACATTCCGTGCGATTTATAATAAAACGGCCAATAAAGACATCGCTGCTGAATTTATCAAATTCTCGGCAAGCGCTGAATGGCAGAACGCAGATCTATTGGCAAGAGGGAACATGCCAGCGCTTCAAAGCGTTTACGATGCAAATCTAGATAAGTACACGGCTCCGTTAACTGGCGATCAAAAAGTGCTGCAGCCTTACTACGCTATGATGAAGTCGATGCCAGTCATTAAGTCCGACAAATACAGCGATTCGATTCTTAGCTTGTGGAGAAAAACAGCAGGTCAAGGAATTACAGACAATAAAAGCTATGCGAATGTTGTAGCAGCCTTCCAAAAAGAAGTGAAAGCAGCGTTCCCTGAGCTTCAATAA
- a CDS encoding class II fructose-bisphosphate aldolase: MNTELRPKNVITLKQALEVAEKYGFAIGSFSPRYTPMITPVLRAAEKMKSPAIVQISHKELIRYGITPKEFADEFYEKVVSEGITVPLVLHLDHTKELETIALAIDAGFTSVMIDASEKNLEDNISTSKEVADYAHAKGVSVEAELGMIGTTDFVETDKDEELYTDPQEAKRFVNETNIDALAVSCGTAHGVYMVRQPKIDVARLQEIRSLTPVHLVLHGGSGVPAEMMEGAIRLPSGGVSKVNIATDLELSFLGALEREERLTNEECKALEPSLLEKGRAAVENTVIDKMIHFLGSKAQADHFA, translated from the coding sequence ATGAATACTGAATTAAGACCCAAAAACGTCATTACGCTCAAACAAGCCTTAGAGGTAGCCGAAAAATACGGGTTCGCTATAGGCTCGTTTTCCCCTCGATATACACCAATGATTACGCCCGTTTTGAGGGCTGCCGAGAAGATGAAATCTCCGGCCATTGTTCAGATATCTCATAAAGAACTAATCCGATATGGAATTACACCTAAGGAATTCGCCGATGAATTTTATGAAAAAGTGGTGTCAGAAGGAATAACCGTGCCCCTAGTCCTGCATCTTGACCATACCAAGGAATTGGAAACCATCGCTCTTGCGATTGACGCCGGCTTCACCTCGGTCATGATTGATGCGTCCGAGAAAAATTTAGAGGACAATATTAGCACCTCCAAAGAGGTCGCAGATTATGCCCATGCGAAGGGTGTTTCCGTTGAAGCAGAGCTTGGCATGATCGGAACGACGGATTTCGTGGAAACAGATAAAGATGAGGAGCTGTACACCGATCCTCAGGAAGCGAAACGATTTGTTAATGAAACGAATATCGATGCATTGGCGGTTTCCTGCGGGACAGCCCATGGCGTTTATATGGTTAGACAGCCTAAAATCGATGTCGCTCGATTGCAAGAAATTCGTTCATTAACCCCTGTACATCTTGTTCTGCATGGCGGTTCAGGCGTACCTGCCGAAATGATGGAAGGTGCCATTCGCCTTCCAAGCGGCGGTGTGAGTAAAGTGAATATCGCAACAGACTTGGAGCTTTCTTTCTTAGGTGCATTAGAACGCGAAGAGAGACTGACGAATGAAGAATGCAAAGCATTGGAACCTTCTCTATTGGAAAAGGGGAGAGCCGCTGTTGAAAACACGGTCATCGATAAAATGATTCATTTCTTAGGAAGCAAAGCGCAGGCAGATCATTTTGCTTAA
- a CDS encoding DeoR/GlpR family DNA-binding transcription regulator: MIAIHRRTKIKEILFQERSVKVADLVKEFNVSEETIRRDLNQLEQEGIIQKNYGGAILMEELQNNSQIIPPVEQRRFQFYEEKDAIGKMAASLVEGNQIVILDAGSTTWCVARHLRNVPKLMVVTNGTDVAEESSQNEDASVFVIGGKLIKKSMSLVGPQAELELQKYNADFSFLGASGITMRKGFTSSDLYEAEVKRAMISAGQKIVIVADHSKFERQGLVSFSSFQDVDILVTSDLVEPSILDEIRQCGVQVIVCPVKELILYEDE, translated from the coding sequence ATGATTGCCATACATCGCAGAACCAAAATAAAAGAAATTCTCTTCCAAGAACGCAGTGTTAAAGTAGCTGATTTGGTGAAGGAATTCAATGTCTCCGAAGAAACCATTCGTCGCGATCTGAACCAATTGGAGCAGGAAGGCATCATTCAAAAAAATTATGGCGGCGCCATTTTAATGGAAGAATTACAAAATAATTCACAAATTATTCCTCCAGTTGAGCAGCGGAGATTCCAATTTTACGAGGAGAAAGATGCGATCGGGAAAATGGCCGCTTCGCTGGTGGAAGGCAATCAAATCGTCATATTAGACGCTGGTTCAACAACCTGGTGTGTGGCTCGTCACCTACGAAATGTGCCAAAGCTAATGGTGGTTACGAACGGGACAGATGTAGCGGAGGAAAGCAGTCAAAATGAAGATGCTTCAGTCTTTGTAATTGGCGGGAAGCTAATTAAGAAATCAATGAGTCTTGTAGGTCCCCAAGCGGAACTAGAGCTGCAAAAATATAATGCCGATTTCTCCTTTTTAGGCGCTTCTGGGATAACCATGCGTAAAGGATTTACAAGCTCTGATCTCTATGAAGCTGAAGTAAAGCGAGCCATGATATCAGCAGGACAAAAGATTGTCATTGTTGCGGATCACAGTAAATTCGAGCGGCAAGGTCTGGTCTCTTTTTCTAGCTTTCAAGATGTTGATATTCTGGTTACAAGTGACTTAGTAGAACCGAGTATTCTTGATGAAATCCGCCAGTGCGGTGTGCAGGTGATTGTTTGTCCTGTGAAGGAATTGATCCTTTATGAAGACGAATGA
- a CDS encoding LacI family DNA-binding transcriptional regulator yields MNPTIHDVARVANTSKSTVSRYLNGQKVKKATEEALERAIITLNYHRNENARRLVMSRTNTIGIVVDNISNIFYSGIIRGIEAVAIKKGYNCIFYSGTSNAKQEASFLHLLFEGQVDGIILLSFQKRDPLELERMMDVPYPLALIGDHGEMDGLFSVDIDNASGVADLVTYLHELGHRRVAYISGPAHMGPIKYRLKGLQQKMHELHIEFRPEWVVSSDWTNQGGYEAMKELLKEEGFTAVIASSDETAIGALRALQEQGIQVPNQMSIVGFDDITLSSWVSPPLTTVRQPLQDVGMKAAEGLFAQIEGEEVERTSHLFKPTLMIRQSCTKL; encoded by the coding sequence ATGAATCCTACGATTCATGACGTCGCAAGAGTAGCGAACACATCCAAAAGTACAGTATCACGTTATTTAAATGGTCAAAAAGTAAAGAAAGCAACAGAAGAGGCCTTAGAGAGGGCGATTATAACTCTTAATTATCATCGGAATGAAAATGCTCGAAGATTAGTCATGAGTCGGACGAATACGATCGGTATCGTGGTCGACAACATTTCGAACATATTCTACTCGGGCATTATTAGAGGGATTGAAGCCGTAGCCATTAAGAAAGGCTATAACTGTATATTCTATAGTGGAACGTCAAATGCCAAACAAGAGGCGTCCTTCCTCCATCTACTTTTTGAAGGACAGGTTGACGGTATTATCCTTCTTAGCTTCCAGAAGCGGGATCCACTTGAACTGGAGCGAATGATGGATGTTCCGTATCCGCTTGCATTAATTGGCGATCATGGGGAAATGGACGGCTTATTCTCCGTTGATATCGACAACGCATCTGGGGTTGCTGATCTGGTTACCTACCTGCATGAATTAGGGCATCGTCGAGTAGCCTATATTTCGGGTCCTGCTCACATGGGACCAATTAAGTACCGGTTGAAAGGCTTGCAGCAGAAGATGCACGAATTGCACATAGAATTCCGTCCTGAGTGGGTCGTGTCGTCGGATTGGACGAATCAAGGCGGATACGAAGCCATGAAAGAGCTGCTTAAAGAAGAAGGCTTTACAGCAGTCATTGCCTCCAGTGATGAAACAGCAATCGGTGCACTTCGCGCGTTACAGGAACAAGGGATTCAAGTGCCTAACCAAATGTCGATTGTCGGATTTGACGATATTACCTTGTCGAGTTGGGTCTCCCCGCCATTGACAACAGTTCGTCAGCCTCTACAAGACGTTGGGATGAAGGCTGCGGAAGGCTTGTTTGCCCAAATAGAAGGAGAAGAAGTAGAGAGAACGTCTCATTTATTTAAACCTACACTGATGATTCGTCAATCTTGTACCAAACTTTAG